Proteins from one Coregonus clupeaformis isolate EN_2021a chromosome 29, ASM2061545v1, whole genome shotgun sequence genomic window:
- the si:ch211-168d23.3 gene encoding BRD4-interacting chromatin-remodeling complex-associated protein: MGPPAYEVANMEDEDGTCLLDVLCDPQALNNFLHGTNELQNEDLLITCSSGEPPSLFTDPPSPMSLLADDITTSQDTPPAECVDLSFLEEALLGGSPEGGGERRGEREEEQEEVPPCDILQQSLQEADITEHTMALEAGLVQPGPGEGHTLSLYTPGPPLLPPPAAVPFLSKAFPHPYPGPPHPYPGPPTLPPMHRDTQAAVEPPQPSLLAVGPGCPSLKPAAPQMMGLLPGNIFPAPPPETSFSLTPAQASNTSFSLIHKAVPSLTGLKGPPLLASTLRAAAAPGIFLQRGPLPIQPKLPINIQPRLAPSLLPSRSLPNTSPPATSLPPHLTAPHLTKPQPLSLQLVNQGGGSFLIQPQGLFHGQNQFLLPGQSPVTLSQLPGQSPVTLSQPGGAARPLFTSGHQGATVQSVQGMTPSIGHHLVDGSQILTAVPHHRQLNFSPHTVFSTTPTGQLSLRQGTLLSGPLQLQSGSPALFQMPAQLAGAYSPQGPQGQGGPGQHATLLHSPALGNHITLMHSGMQLTSTHPDSHMTSISILNSTPPAVVQGLPFTPQTSRPLGGTTEGQISVQQASVVLLPDRAGHKERREEATSPHLPQSTRHLLQQHASLQPSTASLQSPSPPVVALLQTPLEAPQALDPPGMLPKHLLDPVGSLPKHLLDPVGSLPKHLLDPVGSLPKHLLDPVGSLPKPLLDPVGSLPKHLLYPVGSLPKHLLDPVGTSHKHRLPQTETGTKPGVEEEVHSPITHIQTQAFIHHLQQQAPPHPSPPPEDLAGTVVVLVEDNTVSAVASEMEEAPPPIPPHPSPPPEVLAGTVSAVASEMEEAPPPIQPAVLGQAGAQSVMPLSPCVLVAYTVPLDPETEETTLPGHSPTLLCQSPTLLCQSPPEQGLGTTPPAGQGLGTTPPAGQGLGTTPPNGQGLGTTPPNGQGLGTTPPARKGLGTTPPNGQGLGTTPPARQGLGTTPPNGQGLVSTPPAGQGLGTTPPRDSFSSPPSGATSLGLAGSGSGSAGSAVPQTQTAVFRSPSPLPVSASHQLQSAMFRSPSPLPVSRSPLAVGPYPQLQTAVFSNPSPSPLPVCVPQQQCDTLLVTPSSSGEVDQANQHHAVQQHTKQSKPPAALAMDVKGKAFTLDVHPPSPRPQGHQGPPVQGPNTVQGPNTVQGPQANREQNQWLRAVQTAQQSKTKVAGPVAREVEQRLTEATCRHRLQQKLCQNQGPVQIPYVCSPFSSLGEAVTHLLPYHACAGHLPSQDDFNLVDEQFVTVSRFLLKRSKDMLNKYRQLLLGETLQVIPSAEMVMLDRLFLQSERFSLGEDRRRARRDPESFLMALHASESSSSSRVGLGQSGSPPSPPAWTRLSDRPPGLRTYHSSSRGGLKLTIKHKAGSRTVVHNSACDTMQSTAPSGHKRYYTGQLTNGSGDLTEQNLQGSSHRTSCHPISEEMSNGALPSKAVEDVPHGDSRESVAQIQTAVLGSQYVSSPNSITMPSLDPQTACLELPPQDPGEVSAPKLKRFRPTLPDLPSQADRHSYRPQPRPQTSYRPQPLSQTSDRPRPQTSYRPQPLPQTSDRLQPLPQTSNRGLPPTQPPRPATDQPLPQTSNRAEPLPQTSYRPQPRPQTSDRLQPLPQTSNRAEPLPQTSNRAEPLPQTSNRAEPLPQTSDRPQTLPQTSYRPQPRPQTSDRLQPLPQTSNRPQASPSPPPLLPEDNTLSEHLQSAIDSILELQRLQGPTAASQPWLQGACPAAGPASLLDQAITSILQGNL; encoded by the exons ATGGGGCCTCCAGCATATGAAGTAG CTAACATGGAGGATGAAGACGGGACGTGTCTACTTGATGTTTTGTG TGATCCCCAAGCCTTAAATAACTTCCTTCATGGAACCAATGAG CTGCAGAATGAAGACCTGCTCATTACCTGTTCCTCTGGAGAGCCCCCCTCCCTCTTCACTGACCCCCCG agcCCAATGTCTCTGTTGGCAGATGACATCACCACCTCGCAGGACACCCCCCCTGCAGAATGCGTTGACCTGTCCTTCCTGGAAGAGGCTCTGCTGGGGGGGTCCCccgagggagggggggagagaagaggggagagagaggaagagcaggaggaaGTACCGCCCTGTGACATCCTCCAGCAGAGTCTTCAGGAGGCTGACATCACAGAGCACACCATGGCTCTGGAGGCGGGGCTCGTCCAACCAGGGCCTGGGGAGGGCCACACCCTGTCTCTCTACACACCTGGccccccactcctccctcctcccgctGCCGTGCCGTTCCTCTCCAAAGCCTTCCCCCACCCCTACCCTGGCCCCCCCCACCCCTACCCTGGCCCCCCCACCCTGCCTCCCATGCACAGGGACACCCAGGCTGCGGTGGAGCCTCCCCAGCCCTCCCTGCTGGCCGTGGGACCAGGCTGCCCCTCTCTGAAGCCTGCCGCTCCCCAGATGATGGGCCTCCTCCCTGGGAACATCTTCCCCGCACCTCCCCCAGAGACCTCCTTCTCCCTGACCCCTGCCCAGGCCTCCAACACCTCCTTTTCCCTCATCCATAAGGCAGTTCCTAGCCTGACAGGGCTGAAAGGGCCCCCCCTACTGGCCTCAACCCTCAGAGCGGCTGCAGCTCCCGGTATCTTTCTCCAGAGAGGGCCCCTGCCCATCCAGCCCAAGCTGCCTATCAACATCCAACCCCGACTG gcTCCAAGCCTCCTCCCCAGCCGCAGCCTGCCCAACACCTCACCTCCCGCCACCTCACTGCCCCCCCACCTCACTGCCCCCCACCTTACCAAGCCCCAGCCCCTCAGCCTGCAGCTGGTCAACCAGGGAGGAGGCTCCTTCCTGATCCAGCCTCAGGGTCTCTTCCATGGCCAGAATCAGTTCCTCCTGCCCGGCCAATCCCCTGTCACCCTGTCCCAGCTGCCCGGCCAATCCCCTGTCACCCTGTCCCAGCCTGGCGGTGCAGCGCGGCCCCTGTTCACCTCCGGCCACCAGGGAGCAACAGTCCAGTCTGTCCAGGGTATGACACCCTCCATCGGCCACCACCTGGTAGACGGGTCCCAGATCCTGACGGCCGTGCCCCACCACAGACAGCTCAACTTCAGCCCCCACACAGTcttcagcaccaccccaacaGGCCAGCTCTCCCTCCGCCAGGGGACCCTGCTCTCTGGCCCCCTGCAGCTGCAGTCGGGGTCCCCTGCTCTCTTCCAGATGCCGGCCCAGTTGGCGGGGGCCTACAGCCCCCAGGGGCCCCAGGGGCAGGGGGGTCCAGGGCAGCATGCCACCCTGCTCCACAGCCCTGCTCTGGGGAACCACATCACCCTGATGCA CTCTGGGATGCAGCTCACCTCAACCCACCCAGACAGTCACATGACCTCCATTTCCATCCTCAACAGCACCCCTCCTGCTGTAGTACAGGGCCTGCCCTTCACCCCCCAGACTTCCAGACCCCTAGGGGGCACTACAGAGGGACAGATCAGTGTTCAGCAGGCGTCTGTAGTGTTGCTGCCTGACAGAGCTGGCcataaggagaggagggaggaagcgACGTCCCCACACCTGCCTCAG TCGACAAGGCACCTTCTCCAGCAGCATGCCTCTCTCCAACCCTCCACCGCCAGTCTCCAGTCCCCTTCTCCCCCTGTAGTGGCCCTCCTACAGACCCCGCTGGAGGCCCCACAGGCCCTGGACCCACCTGGTATGCTACCCAAACACCTGCTGGACCCAGTTGGGTCGTTACCCAAACACCTGCTGGACCCAGTTGGGTCGTTACCCAAACACCTGCTGGACCCAGTTGGGTCGTTACCCAAACACCTGCTGGACCCAGTTGGGTCGTTACCCAAACCCCTGCTGGACCCAGTTGGGTCGTTACCCAAACACCTGCTGTACCCAGTTGGGTCGTTACCCAAACACCTGCTGGACCCAGTTGGGACGTCACACAAACACCGACTGCCCCAGACGGAGACAGGGACAAAaccaggggtggaggaggaggttcACAGCCCCATCACTCACATCCAGACCCAGGCCTTCATCCATCATCTACAACAG caagcccctccccatccctccccaccACCTGAGGACCTTGCTGGGactgtggtggtgttggtggaggACAACACTGTCTCCGCTGTTGCCAGTGAGATGGAGGAGGCCCCTCCACccatccctccccatccctccccaccACCTGAGGTCCTGGCTGGGACTGTCTCCGCTGTTGCCAGTGAGATGGAGGAGGCCCCTCCACCCATCCAGCCAGCAGTTCTAGGACAGGCAGGAGCCCAGTCCGTGATGCCCCTCAGCCCCTGTGTGTTGGTGGCCTATACAGTTCCACTAGacccagagacagaggagaccaCCCTGCCAGGCCACTCTCCTACCCTGCTATGCCAATCTCCTACCCTGCTATGCCAATCTCCACCTGAGCAGGGTTTAGGGACCACACCCCCAGCTGGGCAGGGCTTAGGGACCACACCCCCGGCTGGGCAGGGCTTAGGGACCACCCCCCCGAATGGGCAGGGCTTAGGGACCACACCCCCGAATGGGCAGGGCTTAGGGACCACACCCCCAGCTAGGAAGGGCTTAGGGACCACACCCCCGAATGGGCAGGGCTTAGGGACCACACCCCCAGCTAGGCAGGGTTTAGGGACCACACCCCCAAATGGGCAGGGCTTGGTGAGCACACCCCCGGCTGGGCAGGGCTTAGGGACCACACCCCCACGAGACAGTTTCTCCTCCCCACCAAGTGGGGCCACCTCCCTGGGACTGGCTGGGTCTGGCTCTGGGTCTGCTGGAAGTGCCGTCCCTCAAACCCAGACTGCAGTTTTCAGAAGCCCCTCCCCTCTGCCTGTCAGCGCCTCCCACCAGCTCCAGTCTGCAATGTTTAGAAGCCCCTCCCCTCTGCCTGTCAGCCGCTCCCCCCTGGCTGTCGGCCCCTACCCCCAGCTCCAGACGGCAGTGTTCAGCAACCCCAGCCCCTCGCCTCTACCTGTCTGTGTGCCTCAGCAGCAGTGTGACACCCTCCTAGTAACTCCCAGCTCCAGTGGAGAGGTTGACCAGGCTAACCAGCACCATGCTGTGCAACAGCACACAAAGCAAAGCA AACCGCCAGCTGCCTTGGCCATGGATGTGAAGGGCAAAGCCTTTACTCTTGATGTCCATCCACCTTCTCCCAGACCCCAGGGCCACCAGGGGCCACCAGTCCAGGGGCCCAACACAGTCCAGGGGCCCAACACAGTCCAGGGGCCCCAAGCCAACAGAGAGCAGAACCAGTGGCTCAGAGCAGTTCAGACAGCCCAACAGTCAAAGACAAAG GTGGCCGGTCCTGTGGCGAGGGAGGTAGAACAGAGACTGACTGAGGCGACGTGCAGGCACAG GCTCCAACAGAAGCTGTGTCAGAACCAGGGGCCGGTCCAGATCCCCTACGTCTGTTCCCCCTTCTCCTCATTGGGGGAGGCTGTGACACACCTGTTGCCATACCACGCCTGTGCCGGACACCTGCCTAGTCAGGACGACTTCAACTTAG TGGACGAGCAGTTTGTCACCGTGTCAAGGTTCCTACTGAAACGCTCCAAGGACATGCTCAACAAATACAGACAGCTGCTGCTGGGAGAGACACTG CAGGTGATTCCGTCGGCAGAGATGGTGATGCTGGATCGTCTGTTCCTCCAATCAGAGAGGTTCTCCCTGGGGGAGGACCGGCGCAGGGCCCGTAGAGACCCAG AGTCCTTCCTGATGGCCCTGCATGCatcggagtcctccagctcatcCCGTGTGGGGCTGGGTCAGTCCGgcagccccccctcccccccagctTGGACCAGACTCTCCGACCGACCCCCGGGACTCAGGACCTACCACTCCTCCAGCCGCGGAGGCCTCAAGCTCACCATCAAACACAAGGCTGGATCCAGGACGGTGGTTCACAACTCAGCCTGTGACACCATGCAATCCACTGCCCCATCTGGTCACAAGCGGTACTACACCGGCCAGCTGACCAATGGGAGTGGTGATCTGACTGAGCAAAACCTGCAGGGCTCCTCCCATAGGACCTCCTGCCATCCAATCAGTGAGGAGATGTCAAACGGAGCCCTGCCCTCCAAAGCAGTAGAGGACGTCCCACATGGTGACAGCAGGGAATCTGTAGCACAGATTCAGACAGCAGTACTGGGTTCACAATATGTAAGTTCCCCAAACTCCATTACTATGCCGAGCTTAGACCCACAGACTGCCTGCCTAGAGCTTCCCCCTCAAGACCCTGGAGAGGTGAGTGCCCCCAAACTGAAACGCTTCAGGCCCACGCTTCCGGACCTCCCTTCCCAGGCGGACAGGCACAGCTACAGACCCCAGCCCCGTCCccagaccagctacagacccCAGCCTCTTTCCCAGACCAGCGACAGGCCCCGTCCCCAAACCAGCTACAGGCCCCAGCCCCTTCCCCAGACCAGCGACAGGCTTCAGCCTCTTCCCCAGACCAGCAACAGGGGCCTCCCCCCAACCCAGCCGCCCAGACCAGCGACAGACCAGCCTCTTCCCCAGACCAGCAACAGGGCCGAGCCCCTTCCccagaccagctacagacccCAGCCCCGTCCCCAGACCAGCGACAGGCTTCAGCCTCTTCCCCAGACCAGCAACAGGGCCGAGCCCCTTCCCCAGACCAGCAACAGGGCCGAGCCCCTTCCCCAGACCAGCAACAGGGCCGAGCCCCTTCCCCAGACCAGCGACAGGCCCCAGACCCTTCCccagaccagctacagacccCAGCCCCGTCCCCAGACCAGCGACAGGCTTCAGCCTCTTCCCCAGACCAGCAACAGGCCCCAGGCTAGTCCCAGCCCCCCACCCCTCCTGCCAGAGGACAACACCCTCAGTGAACACCTGCAGAGTGCCATCGACAGCATCCTGGAGCTGCAGCGCCTGCAGGGGCCCACGGCGGCGTCCCAGCCATGGCTCCAGGGGGCGTGCCCGGCCGCAGGCCCCGCCTCCCTGCTGGACCAGGCCATCACTAGCATCCTACAGGGAAACCTCTAG
- the LOC121544536 gene encoding enhancer of rudimentary homolog → MSHTILLVQPTKRPEGRTYADYESVNECMEGVCKMYEEHLKRMNPNSPSITYDISQLFDFIDDLADLSCLVYRADTQTYQPYNKDWIKEKIYVLLRRQAQQAGK, encoded by the exons TCTCACACGATCCTGTTGGTCCAGCCTACTAAGAGACCAGAGGGGAGGACATATGCTGATTATGAATCAGTCAACGAGTGCATGGAAG GTGTTTGTAAGATGTACGAGGAACACCTAAAGAGAATGAACCCCAATAGTCCATCCATCACATATGACATCAGTCAACTGTTTGACTTCATCGATGACCTGGCTGACCTCAGCTGCTTGGT GTACCGTGCGGACACACAGACGTACCAGCCGTACAACAAGGACTGGATCAAGGAGAAGATTTACGTGCTGCTGCGGCGTCAGGCCCAACAGGCTGGGAAATGA